A single Pseudomonas sp. DC1.2 DNA region contains:
- the modB gene encoding molybdate ABC transporter permease subunit yields the protein MTLSSADFSAIWLTLKLASLTTAILLVIGTPIALWLSRTRSWLRGPVGAIVALPLVLPPTVIGFYLLLALGPHGFVGQFTQSLGLGTLTFSFAGLVIGSVLYSMPFVVQPLQNAFSAIGTRPLEVAATLRANPWDTFFSVIVPLARPGFVTAAILGFAHTVGEFGVVLMIGGNIPDKTRVVSVQIYDHVEAMEYAQAHWLAGAMLVFSFVVLLALYSSRKTKAGWS from the coding sequence ATGACGCTATCGAGTGCCGATTTTTCTGCCATCTGGCTGACCCTCAAACTGGCGTCCCTGACGACCGCCATCCTGCTGGTCATCGGCACACCGATAGCGTTGTGGCTGTCGCGCACGCGTTCATGGCTGCGCGGCCCGGTCGGGGCAATCGTCGCCCTGCCCCTGGTGCTACCACCCACGGTGATTGGCTTTTATCTGCTGTTGGCGCTCGGGCCTCACGGGTTCGTTGGCCAATTTACCCAATCACTGGGGCTCGGCACGTTGACCTTCAGCTTTGCTGGGTTGGTGATTGGCTCAGTGCTCTACTCGATGCCGTTTGTGGTGCAACCCCTGCAAAACGCTTTTTCCGCCATCGGTACTCGCCCACTGGAAGTGGCAGCCACGTTGCGCGCCAATCCTTGGGACACGTTTTTCAGCGTAATCGTGCCGCTGGCCCGCCCCGGTTTCGTCACCGCGGCCATTCTCGGCTTTGCCCACACGGTCGGTGAGTTTGGCGTGGTGCTGATGATCGGCGGCAATATTCCCGACAAAACCCGCGTGGTGTCGGTGCAGATCTACGATCACGTCGAAGCCATGGAATATGCTCAGGCCCACTGGCTGGCCGGGGCGATGCTGGTGTTCTCCTTTGTGGTGTTGCTGGCGCTCTATTCCAGCCGAAAAACCAAAGCGGGCTGGAGCTGA
- the modA gene encoding molybdate ABC transporter substrate-binding protein — translation MIIRASRFAPTCLASLLAVFAFGSAQADEVQVAVAANFTAPIQAIAADFEKDTGHKLVAAYGATGQFYTQIKNGAPFEVFLSADDSTPQKLEAEGDTVKGSRFTYAIGTLALWSAKDGYVDAKGKVLSDNQYQHLSIANPKAAPYGLAATQVLAKLGLTDKVKTKIVEGQNITQAYQFVSTGNAELGFVALSQIYKDGKVTSGSAWIVPDEMHDPIKQDAVILNKGKDNPAAKALVDYLKGPKAAAVIKSYGYQL, via the coding sequence ATGATCATTCGTGCCTCACGTTTTGCCCCCACTTGCCTGGCGAGCTTGCTCGCTGTGTTCGCGTTCGGGTCTGCCCAGGCGGACGAAGTCCAAGTGGCGGTCGCGGCCAATTTCACCGCCCCGATTCAGGCCATTGCGGCCGACTTCGAAAAAGACACCGGACATAAACTGGTGGCCGCTTATGGCGCAACCGGTCAGTTCTACACCCAGATAAAAAACGGCGCGCCATTCGAAGTGTTCCTCTCGGCCGATGACTCCACACCGCAAAAGCTCGAAGCCGAAGGCGACACCGTCAAAGGCTCACGCTTTACCTACGCCATCGGCACCCTGGCGTTGTGGTCAGCCAAGGACGGATACGTCGATGCCAAGGGTAAAGTTTTGAGCGACAACCAATATCAACACCTGTCCATCGCCAACCCGAAAGCCGCCCCCTATGGCCTCGCGGCCACTCAGGTACTCGCCAAGCTGGGACTGACTGATAAGGTTAAAACTAAAATCGTTGAAGGGCAGAACATTACCCAGGCCTACCAGTTTGTTTCCACCGGCAACGCCGAACTAGGCTTCGTAGCCTTGTCGCAGATCTACAAAGACGGCAAAGTCACCAGCGGTTCGGCCTGGATCGTTCCAGACGAGATGCACGACCCGATCAAACAAGACGCAGTGATCCTGAACAAAGGCAAAGACAACCCGGCCGCCAAGGCATTGGTTGACTACCTCAAAGGGCCGAAAGCCGCTGCGGTTATCAAATCCTACGGTTACCAACTCTAA
- a CDS encoding nitronate monooxygenase, whose product MSQWPDARILELLGIELPIIQGPLAGATTSAMVIAASNAGGLGSMPAALLSIEQLRAELTTIREHTCHPFNVNFFCHQPPVPDEQRAQDWKNLLQPYYRELGADFDAQTPVSNRTPFDNAACEVVEAFRPEVVSFHFGLPEKSLLDRVKATGAKILSSATTVEEAVWLERHGCDAIIAMGYEAGGHRGLFLSTDLNSQVGTFALVPQIVDAVSVPVIAAGGIGDARGIAAAFLLGASAVQLGTAYLFTPEAKISGAHYQALRTARESETAVTNLFTGRPARGILNRLMRELGPMCPTAPAFPLAGGALMPLRAKDEANFSNLWAGQALTLGIELPTAELTRRLAEEALAKLIQR is encoded by the coding sequence ATGAGCCAATGGCCAGACGCCCGCATTCTTGAACTGCTAGGGATCGAACTGCCGATCATTCAGGGCCCGCTGGCAGGCGCCACCACCTCGGCCATGGTGATTGCAGCAAGCAACGCCGGAGGGTTGGGCTCAATGCCCGCCGCCCTGTTGAGTATCGAGCAGTTGCGCGCGGAGTTGACAACGATCCGTGAACACACGTGCCACCCGTTCAACGTCAACTTCTTTTGCCACCAGCCGCCGGTGCCCGATGAACAACGGGCGCAAGACTGGAAAAACCTACTGCAACCCTATTACCGGGAACTGGGTGCCGATTTTGACGCACAGACACCGGTATCAAATCGCACGCCCTTCGATAACGCCGCGTGCGAGGTAGTCGAAGCGTTTCGTCCCGAAGTCGTCAGTTTTCACTTCGGGCTGCCGGAAAAATCGTTGCTGGATCGAGTAAAAGCCACCGGAGCAAAAATTCTATCCTCGGCGACCACCGTCGAAGAAGCCGTCTGGCTCGAAAGGCATGGCTGCGATGCAATCATTGCCATGGGGTACGAAGCGGGTGGTCACCGCGGGTTGTTCCTGAGCACTGATTTGAACAGCCAGGTGGGAACCTTTGCGCTAGTGCCGCAAATCGTCGATGCCGTAAGCGTGCCGGTGATTGCTGCCGGTGGCATCGGGGACGCGCGGGGTATCGCGGCAGCATTCCTCCTGGGGGCGTCTGCCGTACAACTGGGCACCGCCTATTTGTTTACGCCCGAGGCCAAAATCAGCGGCGCCCATTACCAGGCATTACGCACCGCCAGAGAAAGTGAGACAGCCGTCACCAACCTCTTCACCGGTCGGCCAGCACGAGGAATTCTCAATCGGCTAATGCGCGAACTCGGACCGATGTGCCCGACCGCTCCGGCGTTTCCATTGGCCGGTGGCGCGTTAATGCCGTTGCGCGCCAAAGACGAAGCGAATTTCAGCAACCTGTGGGCCGGCCAGGCATTGACCCTGGGCATTGAACTGCCCACAGCCGAGCTGACACGACGCCTGGCGGAGGAGGCACTGGCCAAATTGATTCAGCGCTAA
- a CDS encoding MDR family oxidoreductase, translated as MFKGILIDKDDSGYRAALQDISDDQLPEGDVTVRVAYSTLNFKDGLAITGSSPVVRKFPMVPGIDLAGTVEVSGHPDYKVGDQVLLNGWGVGEGHWGGLAQRARLNGDWLIALPKAFTPAQAMAVGTAGYTAMLSILALEHNGVTSERGEVLVTGANGGVGSFAIALLSKLGYRVVASTGRTSEHAYLTQLGASEVIDRATLSEPGKPLAKERWAGVIDSVGSHTLANACAGTRANGTVAACGLAQGMDFPASVAPFILRGVTLAGINSVTQPKAKRELAWKRLAEDLDFTLLALISHEIALSEAIEAAPRLLAGQLRGRVVVDVNR; from the coding sequence ATGTTTAAAGGCATTTTGATCGACAAAGACGACAGCGGTTACCGGGCCGCACTGCAAGACATTAGTGACGATCAATTGCCCGAAGGCGATGTGACGGTGCGCGTTGCCTATAGCACGCTGAACTTCAAGGATGGTCTGGCGATCACGGGCAGCAGTCCGGTGGTGCGTAAATTCCCGATGGTGCCGGGGATCGACCTGGCGGGCACCGTCGAAGTCAGCGGGCATCCGGACTACAAGGTGGGTGACCAGGTTTTGCTCAATGGCTGGGGCGTCGGTGAAGGACATTGGGGCGGTCTGGCCCAGAGAGCACGGCTCAACGGTGACTGGCTAATTGCGCTGCCAAAGGCGTTCACGCCAGCGCAGGCAATGGCCGTCGGCACCGCCGGTTATACGGCGATGCTGAGTATCCTGGCGCTGGAGCACAACGGGGTGACGTCTGAGCGTGGTGAGGTGTTGGTCACCGGAGCCAACGGCGGCGTGGGAAGCTTTGCCATCGCACTGCTGAGCAAACTCGGCTACCGCGTAGTGGCCTCTACCGGCCGTACCTCGGAGCACGCCTACCTCACGCAGCTGGGCGCCAGCGAAGTAATTGATCGCGCCACGTTGTCCGAACCGGGTAAGCCCCTGGCCAAGGAGCGCTGGGCAGGGGTGATCGATTCGGTTGGCAGCCACACGCTGGCCAACGCTTGTGCCGGCACTCGGGCCAATGGCACGGTGGCCGCTTGCGGTCTGGCTCAGGGCATGGATTTCCCCGCGTCCGTCGCGCCTTTCATTTTGCGCGGCGTCACCCTGGCTGGGATCAACAGCGTGACTCAACCCAAAGCCAAACGGGAGTTAGCCTGGAAGCGACTCGCCGAGGACCTGGACTTCACCTTGCTGGCCTTGATCAGTCACGAAATTGCTTTGAGCGAAGCCATCGAAGCCGCGCCGCGGTTGCTGGCCGGGCAACTGCGGGGAAGGGTTGTGGTGGATGTGAATCGCTGA
- the ada gene encoding bifunctional DNA-binding transcriptional regulator/O6-methylguanine-DNA methyltransferase Ada — MTPPSSTSTIENDPRWAALVARDPRADGQFVYGVKTTGVYCRPSSLARLPKPQNVEFFDTSEQAEAAGYRPSKRATKDQSDAAAQHANTVASACRQIESAQNPPTLSALAEAAGLSSFHFHRVFKAVTGLTPRGYANAHRSRRIRENLASGSSVTDALYGAGFNSNSRFYEAADHLLGMKPTDYRAAGQNTDIRFAVGQCSLGAILVAQSERGVCAILLGDDPHQLVCELQDSFRRANLIGADHAFEQLIAKVVGFIEAPALGLDLPMDVRGTAFQERVWQALREIPVGSTASYADIAQRIGAPKAMRAVAQACGANTLAVAIPCHRVVRSDGNLSGYRWGVERKRQLLEREAQP, encoded by the coding sequence ATGACACCCCCTTCGAGCACCTCAACCATCGAAAACGATCCACGCTGGGCCGCCCTCGTCGCCCGGGATCCTCGGGCTGATGGCCAGTTTGTCTATGGTGTGAAAACCACAGGGGTGTACTGCCGCCCCAGCAGTCTGGCGCGCTTGCCAAAACCGCAGAACGTCGAGTTTTTCGACACATCCGAGCAAGCCGAGGCCGCCGGGTATCGTCCCAGCAAACGGGCGACCAAGGATCAAAGCGATGCCGCAGCCCAGCACGCCAACACGGTGGCCTCTGCGTGCCGACAGATCGAATCGGCGCAAAACCCGCCGACGCTGAGCGCACTGGCCGAAGCGGCCGGCCTGAGCAGCTTTCACTTCCATAGGGTATTCAAAGCCGTGACAGGCCTGACACCCAGGGGGTACGCCAACGCCCATCGCTCACGCCGGATTCGCGAAAACCTGGCGAGCGGTAGTTCGGTCACCGACGCGCTGTATGGTGCAGGCTTCAATTCCAATAGCCGCTTTTATGAAGCGGCGGACCATTTATTGGGCATGAAACCCACCGACTACCGCGCGGCCGGCCAAAACACAGACATTCGCTTCGCCGTCGGCCAATGCTCCCTAGGGGCAATATTGGTCGCGCAAAGTGAACGAGGTGTCTGCGCAATCTTGCTGGGAGACGATCCGCACCAACTGGTTTGCGAGCTTCAGGACTCATTTCGACGGGCCAATTTGATTGGCGCCGATCATGCCTTCGAACAGTTGATCGCCAAGGTCGTTGGGTTCATCGAAGCACCGGCCCTTGGCCTCGACTTGCCCATGGATGTGCGCGGCACGGCATTTCAGGAGCGGGTCTGGCAAGCGCTGAGGGAGATCCCAGTCGGCAGCACCGCCAGTTACGCTGACATCGCCCAACGTATCGGCGCACCGAAAGCCATGCGCGCGGTGGCGCAGGCTTGTGGCGCGAACACCTTGGCGGTAGCCATTCCCTGCCACCGAGTGGTCCGCAGCGATGGCAACCTGTCGGGCTATCGCTGGGGCGTGGAGCGCAAGCGTCAGTTGTTGGAGCGCGAAGCGCAGCCTTAG
- the alkB gene encoding DNA oxidative demethylase AlkB — MRDDPMSPITLDLFADAEPEQQARREQIGEQSWVLRGFALPLLDRLLPALQAVLAEAPFRQMVTPGGFTMSVGLSSCGTLGWTTDRSGYRYNHTDPATGLPWPAMPEVFVELAQSAAREAGFTDFVPDSCLINRYIPGAKMSLHQDKNEGSYAAPIVSVSLGLPAMFLFGGFERSDKSLRVPLLHGDIVVWGGVDRLRYHGILPIKDGHHPRLGEQRINFTFRTAR, encoded by the coding sequence ATGCGTGATGACCCCATGAGCCCAATCACCCTCGATTTGTTCGCCGACGCCGAACCCGAGCAACAAGCCCGACGCGAGCAGATTGGCGAGCAATCCTGGGTGCTGAGAGGCTTTGCCCTGCCCTTGCTGGACCGCCTGCTACCGGCGCTGCAAGCGGTACTGGCCGAGGCACCTTTTCGGCAAATGGTCACGCCGGGGGGGTTCACCATGTCCGTGGGTTTGAGCAGTTGCGGCACATTAGGCTGGACCACTGATCGCAGCGGCTATCGCTATAACCACACAGATCCGGCCACCGGTCTCCCTTGGCCGGCGATGCCCGAGGTGTTTGTCGAGTTAGCGCAATCAGCTGCGCGCGAGGCAGGATTTACCGATTTCGTACCTGATTCATGCTTGATCAATCGCTATATCCCAGGCGCCAAGATGTCGTTGCATCAGGACAAAAACGAAGGTTCCTACGCCGCCCCGATTGTTTCAGTGTCCTTGGGATTACCCGCGATGTTCTTGTTTGGCGGTTTCGAGCGCAGCGACAAAAGCCTCCGCGTGCCACTGTTACATGGCGATATAGTGGTCTGGGGCGGCGTGGATCGCTTGCGTTACCACGGCATTTTGCCGATCAAGGATGGACACCACCCGCGACTGGGCGAGCAACGGATCAATTTTACGTTTCGCACCGCGCGATGA
- a CDS encoding DUF1883 domain-containing protein gives MKFIHQREHLNEDDIVVIQCSQTCNIRLMNDANFRSFKNGGRHTYHGGAFDTFPARITAPSTGFWNITIDMVSRKAISVTRKPTLTHSIKIIRRSSTKLS, from the coding sequence ATGAAATTTATCCACCAGCGCGAGCACCTCAACGAAGACGACATCGTCGTCATCCAGTGCTCCCAAACGTGCAACATCCGCTTGATGAACGACGCCAACTTCCGCAGCTTCAAGAATGGCGGACGTCATACTTACCACGGCGGTGCATTTGATACATTCCCGGCACGAATCACTGCACCAAGCACCGGTTTCTGGAACATCACTATCGACATGGTCAGCCGCAAGGCAATCAGCGTAACGCGTAAGCCGACACTGACCCACTCCATCAAGATCATCCGCCGCTCCAGCACTAAATTGAGCTGA
- the galU gene encoding UTP--glucose-1-phosphate uridylyltransferase GalU, translating to MIKKCLFPAAGYGTRFLPATKAMPKEMLPVVNKPLIQYGVEEALDAGLTEISIVTGRGKRALEDHFDISYELENQIKGTDKEKYLVGIRKLLDNCSFSYTRQTEMKGLGHAILTGRPLIGDEPFAVVLADDLCVNLEGDGVLTQMVKLYKQYRCSIIAIQEVDPQETNKYGVIAGDLIGDDLYRVRNMVEKPAPEDAPSNLAIIGRYILTPDIFDLIKQTEPGKGGEIQITDALMKQAQNGCVIAYKFKGKRFDCGGAEGYIEATNFCFENFYKTGKAY from the coding sequence ATGATCAAGAAATGCTTGTTCCCAGCAGCCGGTTACGGTACTCGCTTCCTGCCAGCGACTAAAGCCATGCCCAAAGAAATGCTGCCGGTGGTAAACAAGCCACTGATCCAGTACGGCGTCGAAGAAGCACTGGACGCAGGCTTGACCGAAATTTCCATCGTGACCGGTCGTGGCAAGCGCGCTCTGGAAGACCACTTCGATATCAGCTACGAGCTGGAAAACCAGATCAAGGGCACTGACAAGGAAAAATACCTGGTCGGTATCCGCAAGTTGCTCGACAACTGCTCGTTCTCCTACACTCGCCAGACTGAAATGAAAGGCCTGGGGCACGCGATCCTGACCGGTCGTCCGCTGATCGGTGACGAACCGTTCGCCGTGGTATTGGCGGATGACTTGTGCGTCAACCTTGAAGGTGACGGCGTTCTGACCCAGATGGTCAAGCTGTACAAACAGTACCGCTGCTCGATCATTGCGATCCAGGAAGTCGATCCGCAGGAAACCAACAAGTACGGCGTTATCGCCGGCGACTTGATCGGTGATGACCTGTACCGCGTTCGCAACATGGTTGAGAAGCCAGCCCCTGAAGATGCACCGTCGAACCTGGCGATCATCGGTCGCTACATCCTGACGCCGGACATCTTTGACCTGATCAAGCAGACCGAGCCAGGCAAGGGTGGCGAGATCCAGATCACTGACGCTCTGATGAAGCAGGCGCAAAACGGCTGCGTAATTGCCTACAAATTCAAAGGCAAGCGTTTTGACTGCGGTGGTGCTGAAGGCTATATCGAAGCAACCAACTTCTGCTTCGAGAACTTCTACAAGACTGGCAAGGCTTACTGA
- the gorA gene encoding glutathione-disulfide reductase, whose protein sequence is MAYDFDLYVIGAGSGGVRAARFAAGFGAKVAVAESRYLGGTCVNVGCVPKKLLVYGAHFAEDFEQSSGFGWSLGEATFDWATLIANKDREISRLNGIYRNLLVNSGVTLHEGHAKIIGPHEVEINGERYTAKNILIATGGWPQIPDIQGHEHAISSNQAFFLKTLPRRVLVVGGGYIAVEFAGIFHGLGAETTLLYRGDLFLRGFDGAVRKHLQEELTKRGMNLQFNADIERIEKQADGSLKATLKDGRELEADCIFYATGRRPMLDNLGLENTGVKLDKKGFVEVDELYQTAEPSILALGDVIGRVQLTPVALAEGMAVARRLFKPEQYRAVDYKMIPTAVFSLPNIGTVGMTEEEAREAGHEVVVYESRFRPMKLTLTQCQERTLMKLVVDAGTDKVLGCHMVGPDAGEIIQGLAIALKAGATKRDFDDTIGVHPTAAEEFVTLRTPVLG, encoded by the coding sequence ATGGCCTACGATTTTGACCTTTATGTGATTGGTGCCGGTTCCGGTGGTGTACGTGCTGCGCGTTTCGCGGCCGGGTTCGGCGCGAAAGTCGCCGTGGCCGAGAGCCGATACCTGGGTGGCACTTGTGTGAATGTGGGCTGCGTGCCGAAAAAACTACTGGTCTATGGCGCGCACTTCGCTGAAGACTTCGAGCAGTCTTCCGGTTTCGGTTGGTCCTTGGGCGAAGCAACGTTCGATTGGGCAACGCTGATTGCCAACAAAGATCGCGAGATTAGTCGTCTTAACGGTATTTACCGCAATTTGCTGGTCAACAGCGGCGTGACCTTGCATGAAGGTCACGCCAAGATCATTGGCCCCCATGAGGTCGAGATCAATGGTGAGCGCTATACCGCCAAGAACATTTTGATCGCTACTGGCGGCTGGCCGCAGATCCCGGATATCCAGGGGCACGAGCATGCGATCAGTTCCAACCAGGCGTTCTTCCTCAAAACGTTGCCTAGGCGGGTTCTTGTTGTTGGTGGTGGCTATATCGCGGTGGAGTTTGCCGGGATTTTCCACGGGCTTGGGGCTGAAACCACGCTGTTGTATCGCGGCGATCTGTTTCTGCGAGGCTTTGATGGGGCCGTGCGCAAGCACCTGCAAGAAGAGCTGACCAAGCGTGGGATGAACTTGCAGTTCAACGCCGATATCGAGCGCATCGAGAAACAAGCCGATGGCAGTTTGAAGGCAACCCTCAAGGACGGCCGCGAGCTGGAGGCTGATTGCATTTTCTACGCCACCGGTCGTCGTCCAATGTTGGATAACCTGGGGTTGGAGAACACAGGCGTGAAGCTCGACAAGAAGGGTTTTGTCGAGGTCGATGAGTTGTATCAGACCGCTGAGCCTTCGATTCTCGCGCTGGGTGATGTCATTGGGCGCGTTCAGCTGACACCGGTTGCGTTAGCCGAAGGTATGGCTGTCGCACGTCGTTTGTTCAAGCCTGAGCAGTACCGAGCGGTGGATTACAAAATGATCCCGACCGCCGTGTTTAGCCTGCCGAACATCGGCACCGTCGGTATGACCGAGGAGGAAGCTCGCGAAGCCGGGCATGAGGTGGTGGTTTATGAAAGTCGCTTCCGTCCAATGAAGTTGACCCTTACGCAATGCCAGGAGCGCACGCTGATGAAGCTCGTGGTGGATGCTGGGACGGACAAGGTGCTGGGTTGTCACATGGTTGGCCCCGATGCCGGCGAGATCATTCAGGGCTTGGCGATTGCCTTGAAAGCGGGTGCCACCAAGCGCGATTTCGACGACACCATCGGCGTGCATCCAACGGCCGCCGAAGAGTTCGTCACCCTACGTACACCGGTCTTGGGTTAA
- a CDS encoding DNA-binding protein, which translates to MARGGVNKAVVQAARLAILARGENPSIDAVRIEMGNTGSKTTIHRYLKELDGGAERHETSAEPIDDELMDLVSRLAQRLKEQAQAPIDQARAQFDQQKKVLDAQLNEARETNGELHQQYEIQSLALTQESTALQETRSMLQTEQTRNAGLNQALADFELRLKDKDEQIHSLEDKHLHARDALEHYRNAVKDQREQEQRRHEGQVQQIQMELRQAQQSALVRQDEITQLHRDNERLLTENRGTLRELSLLQEQLKQTNNRQDQLLEHANRVDSERTLLQERLRVALLDSQSLKQNVDEQSQANARLETELAQTQTSLEQLRLATAVAAAPDTTNTLKGD; encoded by the coding sequence ATGGCTCGTGGCGGTGTAAATAAAGCGGTAGTGCAAGCGGCACGCTTGGCAATCCTCGCCCGCGGCGAAAACCCAAGCATCGATGCGGTACGGATCGAAATGGGCAATACCGGCTCGAAAACCACGATTCATCGCTACTTGAAGGAGCTCGATGGCGGCGCCGAACGCCACGAAACGTCTGCGGAGCCTATTGATGATGAGTTGATGGATTTGGTATCGCGCCTGGCACAGCGACTCAAAGAGCAGGCGCAAGCACCCATCGACCAGGCTCGCGCGCAGTTTGATCAACAAAAAAAGGTACTGGACGCGCAACTAAATGAAGCCCGCGAGACCAACGGCGAACTGCATCAGCAGTACGAGATTCAAAGTCTGGCACTGACCCAGGAATCCACCGCACTGCAAGAAACCCGGTCCATGCTGCAGACCGAGCAAACCCGCAACGCAGGACTGAATCAGGCGTTGGCCGATTTCGAATTACGCTTGAAGGACAAAGACGAGCAGATTCACTCCCTGGAAGATAAGCACCTGCACGCCCGTGATGCACTGGAGCACTATCGCAACGCGGTCAAAGATCAGCGCGAGCAAGAGCAGCGCCGCCATGAAGGCCAGGTTCAGCAGATTCAGATGGAATTGCGTCAAGCCCAGCAAAGCGCGCTGGTGCGTCAGGATGAGATCACCCAACTGCACCGCGACAATGAGCGCCTGCTGACGGAGAACCGTGGAACGCTTAGAGAACTCAGTTTGTTGCAGGAGCAACTCAAGCAAACCAACAATCGACAGGATCAATTGCTGGAACACGCCAACCGTGTCGACAGCGAACGCACCCTCCTCCAGGAACGCTTACGCGTCGCGCTATTGGACAGCCAGTCACTCAAGCAGAATGTCGATGAACAGTCACAGGCAAACGCACGACTGGAGACCGAACTTGCTCAAACCCAGACATCCCTCGAGCAATTGCGCCTGGCCACTGCCGTTGCGGCAGCGCCAGACACAACAAACACCCTAAAGGGCGATTAA
- a CDS encoding site-specific integrase, whose amino-acid sequence MTELDRYLQAATRDNTRRSYRAAIEHFEVSWGGFLPATGDSVARYLVAHAGVLSINTLKLRLSALAQWHNSQGFADPTKAPVVRKVLKGIRALHPAQEKQAKPLQLQHLEQVVVWLEQEAQTAKAHDDQPGLLRARRDKALILLGFWRGFRSDELCRVRIEHVQATVGSGITLYLPRSKSDRENLGKTYQTPALQRLCPVQAYIEWISVAALVRGPVFRGIDRWGNLNEEGLHANSVIALLRQALERAGIPAEHYTSHSLRRGFATWAHQSGWDLKSLMNYVGWKDMKSAMRYVESSPFLGMIPVAEKALGTAN is encoded by the coding sequence ATGACCGAGTTGGATCGCTATCTGCAAGCTGCCACCCGCGACAACACCCGTCGCAGCTATCGAGCAGCCATCGAGCACTTCGAAGTCAGTTGGGGTGGCTTTCTGCCCGCTACCGGCGATAGCGTGGCGCGTTATCTGGTGGCTCATGCCGGCGTGTTGTCGATCAACACCTTGAAACTGCGCTTGTCGGCCTTGGCGCAGTGGCATAACAGTCAGGGGTTTGCCGATCCCACCAAGGCGCCGGTGGTGCGCAAGGTCCTCAAGGGCATTCGTGCGTTGCACCCTGCACAAGAGAAGCAGGCGAAACCCTTGCAGCTTCAACATCTGGAGCAAGTGGTTGTCTGGCTGGAGCAAGAAGCACAAACCGCCAAGGCCCACGATGATCAGCCAGGGTTGTTGCGGGCAAGGCGCGATAAGGCGCTAATCCTGCTGGGGTTTTGGCGCGGCTTCCGTAGCGACGAGCTATGTCGCGTCCGTATTGAACATGTGCAAGCCACCGTGGGCTCCGGCATCACCCTGTACTTACCGCGCAGCAAAAGTGATCGAGAAAACCTGGGGAAGACTTACCAGACCCCGGCTTTGCAGCGCCTGTGCCCGGTGCAGGCTTATATCGAGTGGATCAGCGTCGCCGCGTTGGTCCGTGGACCGGTGTTTCGCGGTATTGACCGTTGGGGCAATCTGAACGAAGAGGGTCTGCACGCCAACAGCGTGATTGCGTTGCTGCGTCAGGCTCTGGAGCGCGCGGGCATTCCTGCTGAGCACTACACCAGTCACTCCTTGCGTCGCGGTTTTGCCACGTGGGCTCATCAGAGCGGCTGGGATCTTAAGTCGTTGATGAATTACGTTGGCTGGAAGGATATGAAATCAGCCATGCGCTATGTTGAGTCCAGCCCGTTTCTCGGGATGATCCCCGTTGCCGAAAAAGCGCTTGGCACGGCAAATTGA
- the ahpC gene encoding alkyl hydroperoxide reductase subunit C translates to MPIINSHVKPFKANAYKNGEFITVSDADLKGKWSVVFFYPADFTFVCPTELEDLADNYAEFQKLGVEIYSVSTDTHFAHAAWHNTSPAIGKIQYTMIGDPTLTISRNFDVLIEEAGLADRGTFVISPEGQIKIVELNDGGVGRDASELLRKIKAAQYVAAHPGEVCPAKWKEGEATLAPSLDLVGKI, encoded by the coding sequence ATGCCTATCATCAACAGCCACGTTAAACCGTTCAAAGCCAACGCCTACAAAAACGGCGAGTTCATCACCGTTTCTGACGCTGACCTGAAAGGCAAGTGGTCGGTCGTGTTCTTCTACCCAGCAGACTTCACGTTTGTTTGCCCAACCGAACTGGAAGACCTGGCCGACAACTACGCCGAATTCCAGAAACTGGGCGTCGAAATCTACAGCGTTTCCACTGACACCCACTTCGCTCACGCTGCCTGGCACAACACTTCGCCAGCGATCGGCAAAATCCAGTACACCATGATCGGCGACCCAACCCTGACCATCTCCCGCAACTTCGACGTATTGATCGAAGAAGCAGGTCTGGCTGACCGTGGCACTTTCGTGATTAGCCCTGAAGGTCAGATCAAAATCGTCGAACTGAACGACGGCGGCGTGGGTCGTGATGCTTCCGAGCTGCTGCGCAAAATCAAGGCCGCTCAGTACGTTGCTGCTCACCCAGGCGAAGTCTGCCCAGCCAAGTGGAAAGAAGGCGAGGCTACTTTGGCTCCGTCCCTCGACCTGGTTGGCAAGATCTAA